A stretch of DNA from Hemitrygon akajei chromosome 4, sHemAka1.3, whole genome shotgun sequence:
CCTTATTCTGTTTATGAAAACCATTACTCCACAAATTAAACAAATGAGATGGCCAATAGTCTTTCCTATACACCAAACTATCTGTATGTGGAAATGTTTTTTCCCTGAAACAAGGTGCTGAAATCTCTCTCCCCCGTGAGTACTTGCACCTTTTTACTAACATAATATACAGCAGTTGTACTAGAGATAGATGATTGGCTCTGTATCTGCCTCTCATTGATATGATTCATTCCTCCACACTTAACAACATTGCTAAAACAATTCTTCCAACCGTGCAGAAATCTGCTGGGAACTGCACAGTGTTAGAAACCTGTAGTTTTTATTTCAAGCTGGGTACAATACTCAAACTATCTGCATTTTGTATCATTCAAGGGGAATAATCTTTCAAAGTTATCGAACTCTGCCGCAGCGTGGTCGTGGCTGTGTCTATCAGCATTGTCAAATAACTTTGAAAAGCAACGCAATGTACCTGTATCTGTTCGGCATGAAAGGGTGCGAGGGGAACGGGGAGCTGCCTCTACCTTTTCCAGGCTGGAGAGGGTGGCCAGGAAGCCCCAGTTACTGGACTGAAGCAGGTGGCGTGCGACCCGTGCTCTCCGCCGATGAGGCGACTCGGAGGGTGTCTGTCCGAACCCCTTCACACTCAGCGCATCTCTGCGGTAGGAGAACATCCTGGAGGGGAAGCCGTGCGCTTCTTTGTGACTCTGCAGTTTTGCCACGGTTCTGGGCTCTCCGCTGTCACCCTGCTGCTGTGGCTGCGGCTGGTAGACCGCGGCGGGGTAGGGGGCTTTCCAGATGCTGCCGCCGTTGCTGCTGCTCTGGAACAGGCGGTTGGGCAggacctccccctcctcctcctcctcgtccTCGGTGGACACCGTCTCCTCCTGGTTCGTGACAGCCCAGGACACGGAGTTGACGATCACGTAGCAGCGGCTGCGGTGCACCATCCAAGCTAGCAAGACCATTGTAAACAGATGCCATACGGCCATGGCTCCCGTCTGCTGGTAAACAGCCCCTCAGTAAACACCAAAAAAAATACAGTACACTACCGCTTCTTCCAGAACCGCTCCACTTGAAAGCACCACCATCTGGTGGCGAATGAGAGGCGCACTCTCCTTTATTCCAGCCTGGAGTCTTAACGTTGTCAGCGGCTCAAAACCGGAAAGAAATACAATTAGAGAATTTTTGTAATGGAAAAAGTTCTCGCcaacttttttctttttctgttacATTCATTGGCAAACATTCCATCTGATatcaagagtaacacacacaaaatgctacaggaacttAAGCAGGTCAGTCAGCTTCAATgttaatgaacagttgacattttggaccgagacccttctacaggactgaaaaggaaggggggaagatgccagaataaaaggcggggtggggggggggtctgcaTACACAGTGTCTCTTATGTTTACTATTTGATATTAacttgtccactctgtctatgtctCGCATAATCTTATACTTAATGTTCTTCATGTTAAAATGATTGTTGCCAAGATTGGTTAAGATCTGAAGGTGCTACTATCCATATGGTCTGTTTCCAATGCATTAAATGCTATAAATTTGTCTGTGCCACAAGGCTCACATTGACGAGTATTactctatttctgtcctgtaTGAAGGTAAATAAACAATTGATCAACAAAATAGCATATTATCTAAATAGCTTTCCTGACTAATTTTGTTCAAAATTATAAGTTAGCTGTATCAATTATCATCTTAGTTTGGTGATGTGAAAAACTGATACAGCTTGATAGCTTTCTCATTTTCTATGGAGAAGATTTATACCACTGTTGGATAGCAAGATTATAAGAGCAAAATCGATCAAGGTGGAGATTGCAGAGGAAGTTACTCTTTGTCCCACTGTATGAGAGAGTGGAATGGATTGCATAAGAAGTGAGGTAAAACGGTGAGCTTAAAAAAGGATAACGTAACCATAGAGACATGGTTACAAGCTGAATATAACTGGGAGCTAACAATTTCATGATACGTCTTGTCCTAAGGACAAGAAAATTCAAAAGTGACAATAAAAGAATCATCAGAGTATGGTCTATTCAGATATTGCTGGCAGTGTGCCAGGATGACTTTGGTGTACTGTGAGTTAGTAATCATTACAATCCACTGTAAGCAGGCGTAACTCCAAATCTTGGGGAGAAATATCAAAAGTGACACTGAAAAATGAAAGGAAATCTACAAGATTGAAGATATTTGTGTAGCACTACAATCTTGGACCAAGCtaattgaaaaataaattaatgGAATTGGTGGCAAACCATGCAACATTTACACCCTCATGCTCAGATATAAGGGACTAAAACAAATTTAAGAGATCAGTATAAAGCATCACTAAAGGAATAGAATAGGGGCAATGGTTTATCTGATATCTGTTTGCTAGAACTGCTggggatggtttaaactaatttggcagaggggtgggaacTGAGGTGATAGGGTGAaggatggagcagttggtatacgagcagaggcagtgtgtagtgagactgttatgaaggacaggcagatgatagggtaaaattgcagtcagtgggatgtgtCGCTGTGTAACGGGGGTACAAAGTCGAAAAGCATGATGAATACAGGAATGAAGGTGTTCAATttcaatgcacacagtatacagaataaggtaggtgaGCTTGTAGTGCatgtagagattggcaggtatgacgttgtgggaaACACTGAGCAAATTATGGTTAGGAGCTtaatgtatcaaaaggacaggaggTAGGCATGGGGATggtgtaaaaaatgaaatcaaatccttagaaagaagtgacataggattggaagatgtggaatccttgtgagtagagttaagaaattgcaaggttaaaaagaccctgatgggagttatatacagtagccaagatgtgggctacaaattacaatgggagatagaaaaagcatttcaaaagggcaatgttatgatcgtcatgggggatttcaatatgcagatagattgggaaaatcaggttggtgctgattttggatcctgagagagaatttgcagaataCTTATGAGGTGGCTTTTTTTAGAGCTGCTTGTGGTTGAACACACGAGGGGATCCACTATTCTGAATTGGGagtttaaagtaaaggaaccttttagaggcag
This window harbors:
- the creg2 gene encoding protein CREG2; protein product: MAVWHLFTMVLLAWMVHRSRCYVIVNSVSWAVTNQEETVSTEDEEEEEGEVLPNRLFQSSSNGGSIWKAPYPAAVYQPQPQQQGDSGEPRTVAKLQSHKEAHGFPSRMFSYRRDALSVKGFGQTPSESPHRRRARVARHLLQSSNWGFLATLSSLEKIKGLPFGNIFLISDGSADNSTGIPFFYVTQADRTVADLTNNPSASLTLSETEPNYCRQNAINSEDPRCSKLTVTGQMVTVSSDETEFAKQALFSRHPVMKKWSQEHNWFFMKMNIQQVWLQNWFGGVIIIPVEDYFKANPMRIE